Proteins from one Paenibacillus thermoaerophilus genomic window:
- a CDS encoding LLM class flavin-dependent oxidoreductase: MAKPHTEVEFGWFIPTTGDGKHIGVKPERESTGEYMIEVGKAAEQAGFTFALIPTGGSCIDSWIVGSQIAAHTKILKPLVAFRPGLIAPVLAARMAASLDYVSGGRALVNVVTGGAPADLIATGDSLAHDHDERYERTREFLEIVKEVWSRSKRNNEQFLAANSSYGSAEKLVYKGKHFQLDGGASLPPPVQEPHPPLYFGGSSAAGKRTAAETADVYLMWAEPLDWIREQIEEVETQLAELKREKGIERTLRYGLRAQVLVRPTEEEAWREAWDIISKVEPEAIERSRARFNHTDSTGQKRQNELREQSRNHDFLVAPNLWAGLSTVRGGGAMLLVGTPEQMSDRLLEYVDLGISSFILSGYPHLEEAKITGELLLPLVKSKLAQREGRNPLPYHETA, translated from the coding sequence GTGGCAAAGCCGCATACGGAAGTGGAATTCGGATGGTTTATCCCGACGACGGGCGACGGCAAGCACATCGGCGTCAAACCGGAACGGGAATCAACGGGGGAATACATGATTGAGGTGGGGAAGGCGGCCGAACAGGCCGGTTTTACGTTCGCGTTAATCCCAACCGGCGGTTCCTGCATTGATTCGTGGATCGTCGGATCGCAGATCGCGGCGCATACGAAAATTTTGAAGCCGCTTGTCGCTTTCCGGCCCGGTCTCATCGCGCCGGTGCTTGCCGCCCGGATGGCGGCGTCGCTCGACTATGTGTCCGGGGGGCGGGCTCTTGTCAACGTCGTGACGGGCGGGGCTCCTGCCGATCTGATCGCCACCGGCGACTCGCTGGCGCACGATCATGACGAACGCTACGAGCGGACCCGGGAGTTTCTCGAAATCGTGAAGGAGGTATGGTCGCGTTCCAAAAGAAACAACGAACAATTTCTCGCCGCCAATTCTTCCTATGGCTCGGCCGAGAAGCTGGTTTACAAAGGCAAGCATTTTCAGCTCGACGGCGGCGCAAGCCTCCCGCCTCCCGTGCAGGAACCTCACCCTCCGCTTTACTTCGGCGGCAGTTCGGCGGCCGGCAAACGAACGGCCGCAGAGACAGCCGACGTATACCTGATGTGGGCGGAACCGCTCGATTGGATCCGCGAGCAGATCGAAGAGGTGGAGACGCAACTCGCCGAGTTGAAGCGCGAGAAAGGGATCGAGCGGACGCTGCGCTACGGCCTCCGCGCCCAGGTGCTCGTGCGGCCCACCGAAGAAGAAGCGTGGCGGGAGGCGTGGGACATCATCAGCAAGGTCGAGCCTGAAGCGATCGAGCGGTCGAGAGCCCGCTTCAATCATACGGATTCGACGGGCCAGAAACGGCAAAACGAGTTGCGCGAGCAATCGCGTAACCATGACTTCCTGGTCGCCCCGAATCTGTGGGCGGGGTTATCGACCGTTCGCGGCGGCGGCGCGATGCTGTTGGTCGGCACGCCGGAGCAGATGTCGGATAGGCTGCTGGAATACGTCGATCTCGGCATCTCGTCCTTTATCCTGTCGGGTTACCCGCATCTGGAAGAAGCGAAGATAACGGGAGAACTACTGCTTCCGCTCGTGAAGAGCAAGCTGGCGCAGCGCGAAGGGCGAAATCCGCTTCCGTATCATGAGACGGCCTGA